The Sulfurospirillum sp. UCH001 genome segment AAGGTGTCATTGACCGCGAGAAACTTCCACTTAAAACGATTTATATTGCTCAAATTTTAGCAGGAGATGTGAAATGAGTATTAACCATCCTGAACTTGCAGAAAAATTCGCTACGAATGTAGAGCGTATGAAATGGCACGACAAAGCGCTTTGGTTTGTACGTGTTAAACGCGACAATCAAGCAAAAAGCTTAGACGAATGGGAAGAACTTCGCAACACTGCTGATAAGATCAAATCTCATACGTTAAGCCATTTGGATGAATACCTAGAAGTCTTTGAGAAAAATGCGCAAGCACGAGGTATTCATGTGCATTGGGCAAAAGATGCGAAAGAGCACAATGAGATCGTTCTAGAGATTTTACGCGCTAAAAGTGTGAAGATGATCGTGAAAAGTAAGTCCATGCTCACAGAAGAGTGTCATCTTAACCCATATCTTGAAAAAAATGGTATCGAAGTGGTCGATACAGATCTTGGAGAGCGTATTGTTCAACTTCGCCATGAACCACCATCTCACATTGTACTTCCAGCAATCCATCTTAAAAAAGAAGACGTTGGAACAACATTTGAGAAATTCCTCAAAACAGAAAAAGGCAATTCTGATCCGACATACTTAACCAGAGCAGCTCGTGCACATTTGCGTGAGAAGTTTTTAGGGGCAGATGCTGCGATGACAGGTGTGAATTTCGCGATTGCTGAGACGGGTGGCATTGTTGTTTGTACCAATGAAGGAAACGCAGACTTAGGTGCAGCACTTCCAAAGCTTCATATCGCGTGTATGGGTATTGAGAAGATTATTCCTCGTTTGAAAGATTTAAGTATCTTCACACGTCTTTTAGCAAGAAGTGCAACGGGACAACCTGTAACGACCTATACATCGCATTATCATGGACCTGTTGAGGGCGGAGAGATGCATATTGTTATCGTTGATAACGGTAGATCAAAGATTCTTTCTCAAGAGCGTTATATCAAATCACTTCAGTGCATTCGTTGTGGTGCATGTCTTAATACATGCCCAATTTATAGACGAAGCGGTGGGTACAGCTATGGCTATACGATTCCAGGACCTATTGGTTCAACTTTAGCACCAAGTCGCGATCTTAAAAAATACTATAGTTTACCGTTTGCATGCTCACTCTGTTCTTCATGTTCAAACGTGTGCCCTGTAAAAGTAGATTTAGCGCAACAACTCTATTTGAAACGTCAAGATGTTGTAGATGCTGGGTATTTAAGCCCGACAAAACACAATGCCCTCAAAATGGCAACATGGTTGATGTGCCGTCCAAAACTTATGGATTTTGCAGGCTTTATGGCGCGTAAGATGGTACCGTTATTGCCTCGAGCATTAGTCTATTCTAAATTCAACTTATGGGGAAAAAATAGAGAATTACCACCATTCCCTAAAAACAGTTTTAAAGAACTTTACAAAGAAAAGAAGGGTATCCAATGAGTTCACGTGAAGCCATTTTAAAAGCAATTAGAGAAGGCAGACCTTATAGTGAAGATGCGCTTCCAGAGGTCAATATCGTTCATACGACGTTTGAAGACTTGGAAGGAAAATTTGCAACAACACTCGCTGGTGTTGGTGGTAATGCTGTTTCGTTAGAAAATATGAATTCCGTTGAAGCGTACATTAAAGAGCATTATAAAGATGCGTCTGTCATCGTCTCCACAGTAGGTGAGCTTAAAGGAACGAAAGAGCTTGGTGCGACCGATGATCCACATACGCTCAAAGATGTTGATTTGGCTATTATCAAAGGTGAATTTGCCGTAGCTGAAAATGGTGCCGTATGGGTCAAAGAAGCAGATGCAAGACATAGAGCGCTTTATTTTATTGCTCAAAAATTAATGATTATTGTGCCAAAAGGTGAACTGGTTCATACAATGCATGAAGCCTATGCAAGGGTGAGTTTTGGCTCAAAAGATGTATTTGGTATTTTTATCAGTGGACCTTCAAAAACGGCTGATATTGAACAATCTTTGGTTATTGGAGCACATGGCGCTACAGAAGCGTGCGTGGTGTTTGTTTAATGCTGATACACTCTGAGGGAAAACCCTCAGAGTTCTATTTTACAGTAGCTTCTCTTTAGCCCTAAATTTTGGGAGCTGAGAAATAATAATTCCTCCAAAAATCACAAAACTTGCCATCATCTCCGTTTGACTAAGAACTTCACCTAAAAAGAGATACGCCAAAAGTACGGTAAATACAGGAATGAGATTGACAAAAACAGAGGCTTTTGAGGCTTCAATACGACTAAGCGCTAGGTTAAACATACCATAACCTCCAAGCGTCACCACAATACCTAAGTAGCAAATCCATCCGATAACGTCCCAAGAGATAGTGAGTGGCACTCCCCACGATTCCCAAACGGCTAATGGGAAGAAAAAGAGCATGCCTACAAACGCCTGTATGGCTGTTAAGAAAAGGGCTGAAAATCTTTGACTAAGATATCGCACAGAAATTGCATACCACGTACCACAGATCATGGCACAAAATTCCAAGAAATTACCAAGCAGTGGATTGCTTGCGTGTTCACTGCTTTGCGCTCCAAGACTTAGCCAAATAGCACCAGCAACCGCTAAAACAGAGCCTATAACGACACGCTTGCTTAGGTACTCTTTGAGTACGAAACTAGCAGCTATCGCAGTCATGAGAGGCATCATAGAGGTGATCATACCCGCTTGGGATGCTGTGGTATATTGTAATGCTTTAGCTTCAAAGATGAAGTAAAGACATGGTTCAAAAAGTGTAAGCAAAAGAATGTATTTGATATCTTTTTTTGTAAATTCAAGTTTTCTAAATTGATTGATAAAATAGACAAAGCAAAGACTAGCTATTACCATACGTCCAAAAACAACACTCATAGGTCCAAGGGGTCCAATAGCAGCTTTGAGGGCTATGAACGAGCTTGCCCATGTGAGCATGGCAATCAGTAAAAATAAAATGCCGATCAAATCAATACGCTGTTGCTTCATTGTGTAATCTCTTTAATGAAAAAATGTCTGCCATTGTATCTTTTGTTTGCTAAAATCAGCGCTATAGTGTAGAATGAGTGCATGGAACTTTTTAACATACGTAACATCATTCTTGTCATTGTTCTTATCCTCGGCATCAACTACTACAAAAGTAAGCAAGAGGTTGATGTGCAGAGTCTCTCTTTACCTCTGGATACCAAAATATTGGCATTTGGCGATAGCCTAACGTTTGGTTATGGAGTAGCGCGTGATAAAAGTTACCCCTCACTGCTGGTCGATCTTTTACATGTAACCGTCATTAATGAAGGCTTCTCAGGAGAACTGAGTGCTCAGGGGTTGGCACGTTTACCAAGTGTGCTTGAACGCCATAAACCCGATATTTTAGTCTTGTGCCATGGTGCAAATGATATGTTGCGAAAGCAAGACTTAACACAAACCAAAGCCAATCTCAACCAAATGGTCAAAATGGCAAAAGAGAAAGGTATCTATGTTTTGTTAGTAGGCGTTCCAAGTTTCGATATTTTAACGTTTAATGTACCTTCGTTTTACTATGAAGTTGCCAAAGAAAATAACATTGAAATCGAAGATAAAAGCCTGAAAAAGATTATGGATGGTGAAAATCTCAAATCAGATAAAGTGCATCCTAATGAACAAGGCTATGAATTAATGGCTAAAAATATCGCACGAATACTCAGTGAAAACTACCATTTATCCGCGAAAACGTTTTAAAATCCCCTTCAAATACTCTTCTGCAAGTGTCGCAATTTCAGCTTCTGAAAGTGTAATCGGCGTTGTTTTACTAGGAACATTGTTTAGAAGTACCGCAAGTTGTGTGCATGTTTTAAAAAGCTCTTCAGGCGCCATTTTAACCATGATTTGTACAACATCATTGGGAAGGTTTTTAGGTTCTAATTGATGTAGTGCTGTAATATGTGCTAAAAATGTTTCGATGGTTGGATGCAAGATCATTTCCTTATTTTTTGTGTGCAATTATGCCACATTCTTGAGGCGTCTTATCCATTAACTTTTTCATGTAAGGATGAACTCCACTCTTCCACGTTACAATCTGTTCATTACAGTTAAAGGGCTTTGCATGAGTATGTACGATCTTGAGGCGTTTTTACGCTCCATTCACCCGTTTCAACTGCTGACAAAAGCGGAGATAAGTAAAGCCATAGGTGCTATGAACATCGCCTATTATAAAAAAGAGACTGTGCTTCTCTCTCCTTCAAAGCCTTCTGAGTTTTTATACATCATCATCAAAGGTGAAGTAGGGGAGTATAACGAAGAAGAACTGCTTAAAGTGTACAGCAAGTCCAATTCATTTGATGCGGATGCACTGATTTACAACAAAAGCGAGAGCTGTTTTAAAGTCCTTGAAGAGCTTATCTGTTATGAACTCAAAAAAGAGGACTTCCTCTCACTCCTTGATAGCAATGCCGCATTTAAGGCATATTTCATTCAAGACCTTGCCAATAAAATCCAATCTGCTAAAGCTAAAGAGTATACCACTGAGCTTTCGGGTTTTATGATGGCACGGGTGCAAGACAGCTATTTACATGAGCCAACTATTGTTGAGAAAGAGTGCTCCATCATGGATGCGCTCAAGCAGATGGAGGCCAAAAAAAGCAGTTGTATCATCGTACGTAATGGCGATGGTTATGAGTATGGCATTGTAACTGATAGTATTGTGCGTCGTCATGTTCTTTTTAACGAATATGACAAACATGCCGCAATTGGACCGATCGCACTGCATCCTATCATAACCATCGAAGCCGATGACTATTTATTCAATGCGCTTCTTAGCTTTACCAAGCATTCGATTAAACGCATTGTTGTAACGCGTGATGGTGAAATTATAGGTATTTTAGAGCAGTTGGATTTGCTGAGCTACTTTGCCAATCATACCTATCTTGTTGCCGTTCAGATACGAAAAGCAACGACCGTTGATGAGCTAAAACAAGCCAGTTCTGACCTCATTAACATTGTAAAAAAGCTACATGTAAAAGGGACAAAGGTTGATTATATCGCTAAGCTCATCTCTGAAATCAATGAGAAGATTTACGAAAAACTCTATGGGATGATTTTACCACCTGAGTTGGCTAAAAAAGCGTGTTTGATTGTTATGGGGAGTGAAGGGCGTAAAGAACAACTCTTAAAAACCGACCAAGACAATGCCCTTATTATCGATGATGGTATGGATGAAAGCCTGTATGTTCCTTATATGCAACGCTTCACCGAAACGCTCATCGACTTTGGTTTCCCCCGCTGTGAAGGTAACATCATGGTTTCAAACCCTTATTGGTGCAAGCATTGGAGTTCTTATCATAAAGAGATTATGAGGTGGTTTGATGCTCCAACAATGGAAGATGTGATGAACCTTGCGATCTTTTTTGATGCGATTCCTGTTGCAGGTGAAAGCTCAATGCTTCTTAAACTTAAAGCTGAAGTATTTGAGCGAGTAGAGGGGCAAAGCCCTTTTTTAGCCAACTTTGCTAAGGCTGCCATAGCGTTTGAAACACCCATAGGCATTTTTACAACACTGATTTCTGAAAACAATAAAATTGATGTCAAAAAAGGGGGTATCTTCCCCATCGTTCAAGGAGTGCGTGCACTTGCATTAGAGCATAAAATCGAGCCTACCGATACAGTAACACGCATTAAAAAACTTGCAAAACTCGATGTCATCGATAGTGATTTTGCAGGTGCGCTCATCGAGGCACTTGATACGCTTCTAAACTTGCGTCTCAAAGAGCGTTTAGCACGAGGCGAGGGCAAAGGGCTCGATAACTTTGTTAACATCGAAAACCTCAACCAATTAGAGCTAGAACTTCTCAAAGACAGCTTTAAAATTGTCAACAAATTTAAGAAGTTTTTGATGCATCATTTTAAACTCTCTATGGTGAGTTAAGATGTTTGCCTCTTTTTTTGCCAAGCGTAATGCTAAAAACCTTAACGATGAACAGTACCGTTTTTTATTTGAGGAAGCTCCTTTGGATGAAGTGGTGGTCTTTGATACCGAAACAACAGGCCTCAATCCTAAAAAAGATGAGATTCTCTCTATCGGAGCGGTAAAGCTCAAAGGCAACAAAATCTTGATGTCCGAAAAGTTTGAACTCTTTGTAAAACCCACACGAGAGATCAATGAACAGAGTATCAAGATTCACCAAATTCGCAATATAGACCTACAAAATGGGTGTGAAGCACGTGAAGCGATTACGAAGTTTTTACACTTTATCGGATCTCGTCCGTTGGTCGGTTATTACCTTGAATTTGACATCAAGATGATTAACAAATACCTAAAACCCTATCTTGGCATCACTTTACCAAACCGACAAATTGAAGTCTCAGGGCTCTACCACGATAAAAAGATAAAGCTCATTCCTGATGGCGTTATAGATTTACGGTTTGATGTTATGATGAAGGATTTGGGCTTGCCAATTTTTGGCAAACACGATGCCCTCAATGATGCTGTGATGACAGCGATGATGTACATTAAACTTCAAAATATTGAGAAGGTCTAGTGTTTTTTATGAAGATCTTTGAGTGTAGAGTTTTTAAACATTTCATCGATGAGTTGCTTAGGCTTTGACCAACATTCATGCAAAGCACAATGCTCACCTTGCCCACAGAGTCCTTCTCCCATAATACATACATCATCATTTAGATCATTCATTACTTCTAAAATATCGTAAAGGGTGATTTCCTCAACAGGTTTTGCAAAGATAAATCCACCATTTTTCCCTCTGGTTGAACTAATAAATCCAGCTTTTCCTAGATTAGTCATAATGCGTGTGAGATATTTATAAGGGATATTGAGTGTTTCTGAAAGTCCTTTTGCAGTATGCTGGTCTTCTTCATGAAGGCTCATGTGTGACAAAATGCGTAGAGCATATTCAGATGTTGTTTTAAGTTTCATACGATTCTCCGTCAATTCATAAACTTCTTGCTATAGAAAATTGATTGTAGTGTTCTAAGAAGTCATCTGTATTGTATAGAAAAAATATTAAACACAGATAACACAATAAATATAGTATTTTTAAAGTAAAAATCTATCAGCAATTTTTAATTTTCGCTTTAGTAGTATTGCACTGGTTAAATACTACCTTTTGGTAGTAATAAAAAACAAAGGATGAGGTATGACGTTTTTGAACTCTTTAGAGTTGTTGGCATTCCACAATGTTGCATATACCATTTATGCATTGCTCATTATTGCGATCATTGCTTGGTTTGGTTATAACCTTACACGTAGTGAAGCAGCAAAGCCTTTAGTGCGCATCCCTTTTTATGGGTTTATCGCATTTTTGGTGGCAGCGGGAGTCGGGCACCATATTTTTACGTACAATGTAGTTCCTTGGGTTGCACAGGACATTATGCGTGAAAGTATCACACCAGATAAAGTCTATAAAGTTGTGGTTGAAAAACATCAGTTTCAACTTCCAAGTGAAAAGCTTGTCGTCGAATGCGGGCAAAAAATATTGTTTGATGTTACGAGTAAAGATTTGGTCTATGGTTTCGGACTATTCCGTAAAGATGGAACCATGGTAACGCAAATGCAAGTCAATCCAGGTTCTAAAAATACCATTTTATGGACATTCCATGATGAGGGTGTATTTGATCTTATGTCGACAGAGTACTCTGGTCCAAAAGGAAATGGTATGTTCGTACCTAGCATTATGGAAGTGAGAGGTTGTAAAACCAAATTGGCTCAAGGAGGTTCTAAATGAGTTTTATGCATGATTTTGTTCATGGCGCAGATAATAAATTTGATCATATGAGTTTGAATGCTTTACAAAAAGCAACACTAAGAGCCGTTGTCGTTTCATTTTTATTTTATGGATTGGCAGCGTTAGAGGGTATGATTATGCGTGCAGCGTCTATTGCACCTTCTGTTCCTCCTGTTCATGGTAGTGTCGATCATTACTTCTCTATTATGACCGTTCATCCTATCGTTGGTATTTTTGGTTCAACCTATCAGTTAGTGTTTGGAGCATTTCTTTTCCTCGTGCCATTTCTAACAAAAAAGCCGTTGTATAGCATTAAATTAGCGAATGCTACATGGATTTTAATTACGGTTGGAACAATGACATCGTGGTTAGCTTCATTTGTTTATAACTATGCACCGCTTTATACGCTTTACTGGCCATTGCCTGCGGATACAACACAATTTAAAGCGATTGGTGGCGTTATGTTTATCGTCGGTGTTGCGCTCATTATGATAGGAACATTGCTCTTTATTTATAACATTTATGCAACCGTCTTTTCAAAAGTGGGTGTTCATAAGAACAAAACAACAAAAGAGCTTCTTATCTCTGGTTTTGGTATCGATGGTATGCTCAATCTTGTTCATAAACTGACTGGTAAACAACCGTATTCAAAAGAGCCAGCGCTTTCGTTACCTGTTGTTGCTATTTTTAGAGGAACAGTCGATACCTTCCTCGATGCGCTTGTTATTTTATCAGCGGGTGTTTTAGTTCTTGTCTATCTTCTTGCCGATATGGGTGGCGTTAAATTAGATGTTGCGTCTATTGATGCGCTGTTATATAAAAACTGGTTCTGGTGGGGACTTGACCTTGTTGCTGATGGATTGGTACTTATCTATGTCGCGGGTTCTTGGTATCTTTTAGCAACACTGATAACAGGGCAAAAACTTTTTATGGAAAACGTTGCACGTGCGGCGTTGATGCTAGAGCTTTTGGTTTCATGGATGGTGTGGTCTCACCACTTGCTTGCAGATCAAGGTCAACCAGAAATGATGAAACTTATCTCTGGCGAGATGGTAACGGCGTTTGAACTTTTGACACAAGGTTTAGCGCTGTTCATTACACTTGTAACCCTTTGGAAAGCAAGACCGCTTAAAATGACAATGGAGCTCAAATACCTTCTTGGCGGTTTAATCGGATTTGGTTTGGCTGTTCCTGCGGGTATCATTCAAGCCGATATGGCAATGAACCGTGTCCTTCACAATACGCAATGGATCATCGGTGCGCACGTACATATTGCAATTATCGTTGGTCTTTATATGACACTTTATAGTGCGGTATATGTCCTTTGGCCACTGGTAACCAACAATGCAAAGCTTTGGAGTACAAAACTAGCCAATGCGCATTTCTGGTTACACCTTATTGGTGGTATCGGTATGGGTGCATTTATGGGTATGGCAGGACTTGATGGTATGCTTAGACGTCATCTTTACTTCAATGGCGAATATAACCTCTTTATGATTCTTGCAGCGATTTGTGGCACGATGTTACTTGTTGCTTGGCTTCTTTTCTTGTTCAACGTCATTATGTCTGTTGGACTCAAAGGTCTTATTGGTATCTTCTTACCATCAAAGAACAAAGAAGCAAGCTATGGCATTGAGCCAGCAAATGCTTAATCTTTTTTGCACCGCTTTATGCGGTGCAACTTCTTTATAAAGTGTCAACGATGATACATTTAGAACGTGTTGCACGAGAGATTAAAACCATAGGGCTTTATGATTTAGTCTATCAAGATGTTGAAAAAGCGCTTGGTAAGAAACATATCGAACTCATCGATATAGAACACTGTTTACAAACACATCCTGAGATTTTAGAAGCTTACAAACAAACAAACCTCGAATACAACATCAGCAATATCCATATCAAGCCTATTGATGAAGCATTGGTTGATACGGAAGATAAAAAAGATGTAAGGCGTGTGAATACGAATTTAGCAACACTACAAGAGATTGAAAAATACACGATTGATTTTGAACAAAGTTCGATTCTTGTCATTATCATGTCAATCGAATTTTTTGTCCTCTTTTCGGTGCAGTATTTTATTGTCTTGCTTAACTTAAAAGAGTGGCAGTGGGAGATTTACGGTGTGTTTGGGCTCTCTGTACTTTGGGCTTGGCTGTACGCTAAAAAAGAGCGCAAAAAGTTTGAGCATCATGCATGCATGTATGCAAAACTTTATGAAGAAACACTTCAACTCTTGGATGCTCTTGAGAGTAAAGGATGCATTGAGAGAAAAAATTTAATGATACAAGAGAGTAGTGAAGACCATATTTAAAAAGATTGAAAATTAAAATAAAATCAAGGGATAGATATGTTTTTTGCGACAATTAAAAGAAAATTGTTCCTTATGTTAGGTATTTTATTCATAGGTGTTTTTATTTTAGGCTATGAAATCATCACCTTGAGTCATGATGGTAAAATGACTGCTACACGGTTATGGATCATCGGAAAGGTAGAAACTCACGTTGCGCAAAGCATGATGGAGCTAAGAGGTTTTCAACTCTTCCTTGATGCCAAACGTTTAGAATCATTCGAGCAAAATTATAAAGAAACGCTCTCATCTATCGATACACTTTTCCCCATTTTACTTGCTAAAATAAACCAAGAGAGAATTGTTGCATTAAAAAACGATGTAGAGAAGTGGTACGCAATTAGTAAAAAACGTGTTGTATTACTTCAAAAACATGGATCTGGTATTCAAGAGAATACTTTTGCCCAAACCAACGCAGCAGAATATGAAGAGTTTAAAGCACTTACTCTCCAATCTGCTACACTGTTTGATGCGATTATTCATCAAACAAACGTTTTAGGCGAGGGTGTAAAAGAGGTCAATTTTGAAAGCCTTGATAACAGTGCTATGATGGGAAAAATTGCACTGGGTAGTGTTTCTTTGTTTTTGCTGGTTCTTTTTGGCATAACCAACCAAAGCATTCAAAAATCTGTGATTAACGCAAAAAAATGGATAGAGTATATTCAACACCATAAAGACTTACAGGTCAAGATAGATACGGGTTCAAACGACGAAATTAAAGAGACAATGAACTCACTCAACCTTCTGCTCGATGAGATATCTCGTACGCTCAATGCTGCTAAAAATAATGCCTTTGAAAATGCATCTGTTGCCGAAGAACTTTCCCAAACATGTTTTCAAATTGGTCAAAGGGCAGAAGAAGAAGCGGGTATCGTCACGGTAACAACACACGAGGCGCAACATGTGTTGTTACAGATGGAAGAGATGAATGAACGTACCAATGAAGCGGAGAATATAACCCTTGAGGCACAAAAAAGTTTAACCATAGCACAACGTTCATTAGAGGAAACATTAACCCAACTCAATGAAACCGTACTTATTGAAACACATATGAATGAGAGACTGAATCATCTTGCAACCGAAGCGGTTCAAGTAAAATCAGTTTTAAATGTGATTAGTGAAATCGCAGATCAAACTAACCTTTTAGCCTTAAATGCGGCTATTGAAGCGGCACGCGCAGGGGAACATGGACGAGGTTTCGCGGTGGTGGCTGATGAGGTAAGAAAGTTAGCAGAGCGTACGCAAAAAAGTTTATTGGAAACCAATACTACGGTCAATTTAATTGTACAGTCAATCAATGATATTAGTGGCGAGATGAATACCAATAGTGTGCGTATTCATGCGCTATGCAATCTCTCTGAAAAAGTTTCAGTCCAAACCAATGAAGCTGTTTCTATGCTGAATCAAACTACCGATGTGACTCATCATGTTGCTCTTAAAATGAAAGAGAATATCAAGCTTGTTCATGAAGCGGTCATCACTAAAATAAGTATTATTAACGAGCTCTCAAGCTCCAATGCTAGAAGTGTCGAAGAGATCGCATCTTCTGCAAAACATGTTTCTGCTTTAGCTGAGGCACTTAGCCAATCTCTCGCTGTTTTTAAAACCGCATAAGTGTGAGGAGAAAATTCTCCTCATACTCCTAGATGATGCATAAATCCATAATGCTTATGCTATGTCTATGCTACGAAATTGATATAATATAACGTGATAAATATTTGATGCGACAACTATAGCGTTTGA includes the following:
- a CDS encoding Rrf2 family transcriptional regulator, whose amino-acid sequence is MKLKTTSEYALRILSHMSLHEEDQHTAKGLSETLNIPYKYLTRIMTNLGKAGFISSTRGKNGGFIFAKPVEEITLYDILEVMNDLNDDVCIMGEGLCGQGEHCALHECWSKPKQLIDEMFKNSTLKDLHKKH
- a CDS encoding 3'-5' exonuclease; protein product: MFASFFAKRNAKNLNDEQYRFLFEEAPLDEVVVFDTETTGLNPKKDEILSIGAVKLKGNKILMSEKFELFVKPTREINEQSIKIHQIRNIDLQNGCEAREAITKFLHFIGSRPLVGYYLEFDIKMINKYLKPYLGITLPNRQIEVSGLYHDKKIKLIPDGVIDLRFDVMMKDLGLPIFGKHDALNDAVMTAMMYIKLQNIEKV
- a CDS encoding putative nucleotidyltransferase substrate binding domain-containing protein; translated protein: MSMYDLEAFLRSIHPFQLLTKAEISKAIGAMNIAYYKKETVLLSPSKPSEFLYIIIKGEVGEYNEEELLKVYSKSNSFDADALIYNKSESCFKVLEELICYELKKEDFLSLLDSNAAFKAYFIQDLANKIQSAKAKEYTTELSGFMMARVQDSYLHEPTIVEKECSIMDALKQMEAKKSSCIIVRNGDGYEYGIVTDSIVRRHVLFNEYDKHAAIGPIALHPIITIEADDYLFNALLSFTKHSIKRIVVTRDGEIIGILEQLDLLSYFANHTYLVAVQIRKATTVDELKQASSDLINIVKKLHVKGTKVDYIAKLISEINEKIYEKLYGMILPPELAKKACLIVMGSEGRKEQLLKTDQDNALIIDDGMDESLYVPYMQRFTETLIDFGFPRCEGNIMVSNPYWCKHWSSYHKEIMRWFDAPTMEDVMNLAIFFDAIPVAGESSMLLKLKAEVFERVEGQSPFLANFAKAAIAFETPIGIFTTLISENNKIDVKKGGIFPIVQGVRALALEHKIEPTDTVTRIKKLAKLDVIDSDFAGALIEALDTLLNLRLKERLARGEGKGLDNFVNIENLNQLELELLKDSFKIVNKFKKFLMHHFKLSMVS
- a CDS encoding arylesterase, which codes for MELFNIRNIILVIVLILGINYYKSKQEVDVQSLSLPLDTKILAFGDSLTFGYGVARDKSYPSLLVDLLHVTVINEGFSGELSAQGLARLPSVLERHKPDILVLCHGANDMLRKQDLTQTKANLNQMVKMAKEKGIYVLLVGVPSFDILTFNVPSFYYEVAKENNIEIEDKSLKKIMDGENLKSDKVHPNEQGYELMAKNIARILSENYHLSAKTF
- a CDS encoding lactate utilization protein B; this encodes MSINHPELAEKFATNVERMKWHDKALWFVRVKRDNQAKSLDEWEELRNTADKIKSHTLSHLDEYLEVFEKNAQARGIHVHWAKDAKEHNEIVLEILRAKSVKMIVKSKSMLTEECHLNPYLEKNGIEVVDTDLGERIVQLRHEPPSHIVLPAIHLKKEDVGTTFEKFLKTEKGNSDPTYLTRAARAHLREKFLGADAAMTGVNFAIAETGGIVVCTNEGNADLGAALPKLHIACMGIEKIIPRLKDLSIFTRLLARSATGQPVTTYTSHYHGPVEGGEMHIVIVDNGRSKILSQERYIKSLQCIRCGACLNTCPIYRRSGGYSYGYTIPGPIGSTLAPSRDLKKYYSLPFACSLCSSCSNVCPVKVDLAQQLYLKRQDVVDAGYLSPTKHNALKMATWLMCRPKLMDFAGFMARKMVPLLPRALVYSKFNLWGKNRELPPFPKNSFKELYKEKKGIQ
- a CDS encoding cbb3-type cytochrome c oxidase subunit I; the protein is MSFMHDFVHGADNKFDHMSLNALQKATLRAVVVSFLFYGLAALEGMIMRAASIAPSVPPVHGSVDHYFSIMTVHPIVGIFGSTYQLVFGAFLFLVPFLTKKPLYSIKLANATWILITVGTMTSWLASFVYNYAPLYTLYWPLPADTTQFKAIGGVMFIVGVALIMIGTLLFIYNIYATVFSKVGVHKNKTTKELLISGFGIDGMLNLVHKLTGKQPYSKEPALSLPVVAIFRGTVDTFLDALVILSAGVLVLVYLLADMGGVKLDVASIDALLYKNWFWWGLDLVADGLVLIYVAGSWYLLATLITGQKLFMENVARAALMLELLVSWMVWSHHLLADQGQPEMMKLISGEMVTAFELLTQGLALFITLVTLWKARPLKMTMELKYLLGGLIGFGLAVPAGIIQADMAMNRVLHNTQWIIGAHVHIAIIVGLYMTLYSAVYVLWPLVTNNAKLWSTKLANAHFWLHLIGGIGMGAFMGMAGLDGMLRRHLYFNGEYNLFMILAAICGTMLLVAWLLFLFNVIMSVGLKGLIGIFLPSKNKEASYGIEPANA
- a CDS encoding LUD domain-containing protein, giving the protein MSSREAILKAIREGRPYSEDALPEVNIVHTTFEDLEGKFATTLAGVGGNAVSLENMNSVEAYIKEHYKDASVIVSTVGELKGTKELGATDDPHTLKDVDLAIIKGEFAVAENGAVWVKEADARHRALYFIAQKLMIIVPKGELVHTMHEAYARVSFGSKDVFGIFISGPSKTADIEQSLVIGAHGATEACVVFV
- a CDS encoding methyl-accepting chemotaxis protein, translating into MFFATIKRKLFLMLGILFIGVFILGYEIITLSHDGKMTATRLWIIGKVETHVAQSMMELRGFQLFLDAKRLESFEQNYKETLSSIDTLFPILLAKINQERIVALKNDVEKWYAISKKRVVLLQKHGSGIQENTFAQTNAAEYEEFKALTLQSATLFDAIIHQTNVLGEGVKEVNFESLDNSAMMGKIALGSVSLFLLVLFGITNQSIQKSVINAKKWIEYIQHHKDLQVKIDTGSNDEIKETMNSLNLLLDEISRTLNAAKNNAFENASVAEELSQTCFQIGQRAEEEAGIVTVTTHEAQHVLLQMEEMNERTNEAENITLEAQKSLTIAQRSLEETLTQLNETVLIETHMNERLNHLATEAVQVKSVLNVISEIADQTNLLALNAAIEAARAGEHGRGFAVVADEVRKLAERTQKSLLETNTTVNLIVQSINDISGEMNTNSVRIHALCNLSEKVSVQTNEAVSMLNQTTDVTHHVALKMKENIKLVHEAVITKISIINELSSSNARSVEEIASSAKHVSALAEALSQSLAVFKTA
- a CDS encoding DMT family transporter → MKQQRIDLIGILFLLIAMLTWASSFIALKAAIGPLGPMSVVFGRMVIASLCFVYFINQFRKLEFTKKDIKYILLLTLFEPCLYFIFEAKALQYTTASQAGMITSMMPLMTAIAASFVLKEYLSKRVVIGSVLAVAGAIWLSLGAQSSEHASNPLLGNFLEFCAMICGTWYAISVRYLSQRFSALFLTAIQAFVGMLFFFPLAVWESWGVPLTISWDVIGWICYLGIVVTLGGYGMFNLALSRIEASKASVFVNLIPVFTVLLAYLFLGEVLSQTEMMASFVIFGGIIISQLPKFRAKEKLL